A window from Fibrobacter sp. UWB11 encodes these proteins:
- a CDS encoding deoxyribonuclease IV, translated as MHIGCHLSSTGGFLAMGVTALSIGADTFQFFTRNPRGGAAKPFDKADAEALNAFMDAHGFAPILAHAPYTLNACAADPSLRQYAQDVMKDDLFRMDHFPHAMYNFHPGSHVKQGVEVGIELISQHLNNILHKDLKTKVLLETMAGKGSEVGRTFEELRAIIDRVELNEKVGVCLDTCHVFDGGYDIVNHLDDVLEKFDKAVGLERLCAIHLNDSKNPMGSHKDRHEVIGGGFIGLEALVNVVNHPSLKKLPFYLETPNELPGYAAEIALMRSRER; from the coding sequence ATGCATATCGGATGTCATTTGTCCTCAACGGGCGGCTTTTTGGCGATGGGGGTGACTGCTCTTTCCATCGGGGCCGACACGTTCCAGTTTTTTACACGTAACCCGCGTGGTGGTGCTGCAAAACCGTTTGATAAGGCGGACGCTGAAGCTTTGAATGCGTTTATGGACGCGCATGGCTTTGCTCCGATTTTGGCTCATGCTCCTTATACGTTGAATGCTTGTGCTGCGGATCCTTCGCTTCGACAGTATGCGCAAGACGTGATGAAGGATGATTTGTTCCGTATGGACCATTTCCCGCATGCGATGTATAATTTTCACCCTGGCAGTCATGTGAAGCAAGGTGTCGAGGTGGGGATAGAGCTCATTTCGCAGCATTTGAACAATATTCTGCACAAGGATTTGAAAACGAAAGTGCTCCTGGAAACGATGGCTGGAAAAGGCTCTGAAGTGGGGCGTACATTCGAAGAACTGCGTGCAATTATAGACCGAGTGGAGCTTAACGAGAAGGTTGGCGTGTGTTTGGATACGTGCCACGTTTTCGATGGTGGCTACGATATCGTGAACCACTTGGATGATGTTCTTGAGAAATTTGACAAGGCTGTTGGACTTGAGCGTTTGTGTGCGATTCATTTGAACGATAGCAAGAATCCGATGGGTAGCCACAAGGATCGCCATGAGGTAATCGGAGGTGGATTCATTGGTCTGGAAGCCCTCGTAAATGTGGTTAATCACCCTTCTCTCAAGAAGTTGCCGTTCTATTTGGAGACGCCGAACGAATTGCCTGGTTATGCTGCAGAAATTGCGCTGATGCGTAGTCGGGAACGCTGA
- the floA gene encoding flotillin-like protein FloA (flotillin-like protein involved in membrane lipid rafts) yields MDNLIIIGIIIAAIVVIILLAFIGKFFSLWLQALFSKANVSIFQLIGMRLRKVPPQVIVEARILSCKAGLPVDTNLLEAHYLSRGNVLRVIQALIAANKANIKLDFKEAAAIDLAGRNVLEAVQMSVNPKVIETPKVSAVALDGIQLHAITRITVRASIQKLVGGAGEETVVARVGEGIVSSIGSAQSHKEVLENPNMISKKVLASGLDAGTAFEILSIDIADVDVGQNIGAILETDRAEADKKIAQAKAEERRAMAFAAEQEMKAKVMEMKAKLVEAEAQIPMAMASALRDGKLGVMDYYNLKNIEADTQMRKEIGSAPEANK; encoded by the coding sequence ATGGATAATCTCATCATCATTGGCATTATTATTGCCGCTATCGTCGTCATCATCCTACTCGCCTTCATCGGCAAGTTCTTTAGCCTTTGGCTTCAGGCCTTGTTTTCCAAGGCAAACGTGAGCATTTTCCAGCTCATCGGTATGCGTTTGCGTAAGGTGCCGCCTCAGGTGATTGTCGAAGCTCGCATTTTGAGCTGCAAGGCAGGCCTTCCGGTCGACACGAACCTCCTCGAAGCCCACTACCTTTCCCGCGGTAACGTGCTCCGCGTGATCCAGGCTCTCATCGCCGCCAACAAGGCAAACATCAAGCTCGACTTCAAGGAAGCTGCAGCAATTGACCTTGCCGGCCGTAACGTGCTCGAAGCAGTGCAGATGTCCGTGAACCCGAAAGTCATCGAAACCCCGAAGGTCTCCGCCGTGGCTCTCGACGGTATTCAGCTCCACGCCATTACCCGTATCACCGTGCGCGCAAGCATCCAGAAGCTCGTCGGTGGTGCAGGCGAAGAAACAGTTGTCGCCCGTGTTGGCGAAGGCATCGTGTCTTCCATCGGTTCTGCACAGAGCCACAAGGAAGTGCTCGAAAACCCGAACATGATTTCCAAGAAGGTGCTCGCTTCCGGTCTCGATGCCGGTACCGCATTCGAAATCCTTTCTATCGACATTGCAGATGTGGACGTGGGCCAGAACATCGGTGCTATCCTCGAAACCGACCGTGCCGAAGCCGACAAGAAGATTGCACAGGCCAAGGCAGAAGAACGCCGCGCCATGGCATTCGCTGCCGAACAGGAAATGAAGGCCAAGGTGATGGAAATGAAGGCAAAGCTCGTGGAAGCCGAAGCCCAGATTCCGATGGCCATGGCCTCTGCACTCCGCGACGGCAAGCTCGGCGTGATGGACTACTACAACCTCAAGAACATCGAAGCCGACACGCAAATGCGCAAGGAAATCGGTTCTGCCCCGGAAGCAAACAAGTAA
- a CDS encoding nodulation protein NfeD, with product MKILSKLLVLFTLLVSISFAAEGVTVDSVTKDSATTPKVTEATQISTPKKQAVWIKLEGDVDPAMYEFCARAIGEALDKKPDYIVFEINTFGGRLDAAFDLVDTIMAVKGPETIALVKKKAISAGSLIALACKKLYMLEATTIGDCAPIVQGGDGTPQIVGEKIQSPLRAKFRNLAQRNGYPELLASSFVTPELEVLELTAKLDKGTATERDTTLIIEGKKFAVLDSTEKKFWGSPKILVKEGELLTMTDKEAEELGFSKGTFKNREDFETKLAIERKSEVETNTGEKIASAIAAISGILLILGFGALYIEFKTPGFGMFGIIGIILIGIVFFGQFAPQLDGYFPVILLIAGVILFLVEIFVMPGTFLFGIGGIACMIIALIMSVDTTNIPEYVPEAVETTFDATPWLFGLFFVLGSAAIALIIPIAASKYLIPLLPEGWTPMLKTDMETAVAPTENVQVVSIGDTGIAKTFLRPVGQASFTMPDGSTKLFDVQTHGEIIEAGQRIKVEAVQEGHIWVTRA from the coding sequence ATGAAAATTTTATCAAAACTGCTCGTTCTTTTTACACTTTTAGTCTCAATTTCATTTGCTGCAGAAGGCGTTACAGTCGATTCTGTTACAAAAGATTCTGCAACCACCCCCAAGGTGACTGAAGCTACCCAAATTTCAACACCGAAAAAGCAAGCTGTATGGATTAAGCTGGAAGGGGATGTTGACCCTGCCATGTACGAATTCTGCGCCCGCGCCATCGGCGAAGCTCTCGATAAAAAGCCAGACTATATCGTCTTTGAAATCAATACGTTCGGCGGGCGTCTTGATGCCGCGTTCGACCTCGTCGATACCATCATGGCCGTCAAGGGCCCAGAAACCATCGCTCTCGTGAAAAAGAAAGCCATCAGCGCGGGTTCGCTCATTGCTCTTGCCTGCAAAAAGCTCTATATGCTCGAAGCCACGACCATTGGCGACTGCGCTCCGATTGTACAAGGCGGCGACGGCACCCCGCAAATCGTGGGTGAAAAAATCCAATCCCCGCTCCGCGCCAAGTTCAGGAACCTCGCCCAGCGCAACGGCTACCCGGAACTTTTGGCCTCTTCATTCGTGACTCCGGAACTCGAAGTTCTCGAACTCACGGCAAAACTTGACAAGGGTACGGCAACAGAACGCGACACGACGCTCATTATCGAAGGGAAAAAATTTGCCGTTCTCGACAGTACCGAAAAGAAATTCTGGGGATCGCCCAAGATTCTCGTGAAAGAAGGCGAACTTTTGACTATGACCGACAAGGAAGCCGAAGAACTCGGATTTTCCAAGGGCACGTTCAAGAACCGCGAAGACTTTGAAACGAAACTCGCTATCGAACGCAAAAGCGAAGTCGAAACAAATACGGGTGAAAAAATTGCAAGCGCCATTGCCGCCATCTCGGGCATTCTCTTGATTCTCGGCTTCGGAGCACTCTATATCGAATTCAAGACTCCCGGATTTGGAATGTTCGGCATCATCGGCATCATCCTAATCGGTATTGTCTTCTTCGGACAGTTCGCTCCGCAGCTCGATGGCTACTTCCCGGTCATCCTCCTTATTGCAGGCGTTATTTTGTTCCTCGTCGAGATATTCGTCATGCCAGGGACATTCCTATTTGGCATAGGCGGTATCGCATGTATGATCATAGCACTCATCATGAGCGTCGATACCACAAACATTCCTGAATACGTCCCTGAAGCCGTCGAAACGACATTTGATGCAACCCCCTGGCTATTCGGGCTATTCTTCGTTCTCGGAAGCGCAGCCATTGCGTTAATCATTCCAATTGCGGCAAGCAAGTATTTAATACCGCTACTCCCCGAAGGCTGGACTCCCATGCTCAAGACCGACATGGAAACAGCAGTCGCCCCCACCGAAAACGTGCAAGTCGTTTCCATTGGCGACACCGGTATTGCCAAAACATTCCTCCGTCCCGTTGGACAAGCAAGTTTTACCATGCCAGATGGTTCTACCAAGCTCTTTGACGTACAAACTCATGGAGAAATCATCGAAGCCGGCCAACGCATAAAAGTCGAAGCCGTGCAAGAAGGGCACATCTGGGTCACCCGCGCCTAG